From Phalacrocorax carbo chromosome 8, bPhaCar2.1, whole genome shotgun sequence, a single genomic window includes:
- the MYOT gene encoding myotilin isoform X3 — MQSPSVSLTGSAYGSTPVFTKGLQNIKATKGQLVVFECRIRATPTLQICWYREYDQIIDSADFRILRKKACSSAVPEEVCTLIITEAFPEDSGIFKCVAENEFGSAASSARLSVSPGAKELESFAGAGHRPAVQVTMKKPTFPRKSQTGAKDRDAAGLPSYSPETPGLGSRAETTNFSQMNSKSEAEDFHGAYENSPQASPLRENPHQESLYSARQGFHTIQEPSQESFCGLPPSFYQPPIQSQLSPTKTQDSRETSPMSVPNFPSVSSMCQPTMFNYERPKHFIQSKNACQGQQQPPGPTASTESSRQIKQSSILIQPRNPSGQKFSSSSSLSSSITLSSPSCSAPKESTYPVTPASAQSPASSSSGQRLISMPNQPPAAFLCSVLPSQPNYNSQTPSPMEPHSYSQPMYNKQASINSMQKTSDQEIRGTKEALIQDLEKKLRCKDNLLQNGNQRLTYEERMARRLLGPVNAASVLDAQSEDSMQNAQNAENIRLQVPTTHVRSRPSSRGDERGHDSIQEKFFQPRFTQVPEDVIIEEGRFCRLDFKVSGLPTPDVMWYQNGRMIHQDQFHKMIVSEKGFHSFIFEAVKSSDAGTYECVAVNRAGEASFTVKVEVIAKEHHTPPTFIFKPQSKKVFEGDTARLECQISAIPTPRIYWKRNNEMVQYNTDRISLLHDNTGRICLLIHNANKKDAGWYTVSAVNGAGVATCHARLEVATHANKPLPAPKQLRVRPTFSKYLALNGRGLDVKQAFSPEGEFQRLAEQSGLYESDEL, encoded by the exons ATGCAGAGTCCCTCGGTGAGCCTGACTGGGTCTGCCTATGGAAGCACACCTGTGTTTACAAAG GGTCTACAAAACATAAAAGCTACAAAGGGTCAATTAGTGGTATTTGAATGTCGCATTCGCGCTACACCCACCTTACAGATTTGCTGGTACAGAGAATATGATCAGATAATAGATTCTGCCGATTTCCGAATACTACGAAAAA AGGCTTGTTCGTCAGCTGTTCCTG aGGAAGTCTGCACCCTGATTATTACAGAAGCTTTTCCAGAAGACTCTGGAATATTTAAATGTGTTGCTGAAAATGAATTTGGATCTGCAGCATCCAGTGCACGTCTCTCCGTTTCCCCAG GAGCAAAAGAGCTGGAAAGCTTTGCGGGtgctggccacaggccagctGTGCAAGTCACCATGAAGAAACCCACCTTCCCCAGGAAGAGCCAAACAGGAGCCAAGGACCGAGACGCAGCTGGCCTGCCATCCTACAGCCCAGAgaccccagggctgggcagtCGAGCAGAAACCACAAACTTCAGCCAGATGAACTCCAAGAGTGAAGCTGAAGATTTTCATGGAGCTTATGAGAATTCACCTCAGGCTTCACCTCTGCG GGAAAATCCACACCAAGAAAGCCTCTATTCTGCAAGGCAAGGGTTCCATACTATCCAGGAACCCAGCCAAGAAAGCTTTTGTGGCCTACCACCTAGTTTTTACCAGCCACCTATCCAAAGCCAATTATcaccaacaaaaacccaagaCAGCCGTGAAACCTCTCCTATGAGTGTCCCTAATTTCCCATCCGTTTCCTCTATGTGCCAACCAACCATGTTTAACTACGAACGTCCAAAACACTTTATCCAGTCTAAGAATGCGTGTCAAGGGCAACAGCAGCCTCCAGGACCCACAGCCTCTACCGAGTCAAGCAGACAAATCAAACAGTCTTCCATCCTAATACAGCCTCGTAACCCAAGTGGGCAGAAATTCTCTTCCTCGTCATCGCTGAGCTCTTCAATCACGCTCTCCTCGCCTTCCTGTAGTGCCCCTAAGGAATCCACATATCCCGTCACACCTGCATCTGCGCAGTCTCCTGCTAGCTCATCATCCGGGCAACGGCTTATATCCATGCCTAACCAACCCCCCGCAGCATTCCTGTGCTCAGTGCTACCCTCGCAGCCCAACTATAACAGCCAAACTCCTTCTCCTATGGAACCTCA TAGTTACTCACAACCAATGTATAACAAACAAGCTAGCATCAACTCTATGCAGAAGACATCAGACCAGGAAATTCGAGGAACAAAAGAGGCCCTCATTCAGGACTTGGAAAAGAAACTCCGATGCAAAGACAACCTTCTCCAGAATGGCAACCAG CGATTAACTTATGAAGAAAGAATGGCTCGCAGGCTGCTCGGACCAGTAAATGCTGCATCTGTGTTGGACGCACAAAGTGAAGACAGCATGCAGAATGCACAG AATGCAGAGAACATCAGGCTGCAGGTTCCTACAACACATGTAAG GAGCAGACCATCCTCAAGAGGAGATGAACGTGGACATGACTCAATCCAGGAAAAGTTTTTTCAGCCACGTTTTACACAAGTGCCTGAAGATGTAATTATTGAGGAGGGGCGATTCTGCAGGCTCGACTTCAAA GTTAGTGGGCTGCCGACTCCAGATGTGATGTGGTATCAGAATGGAAGGATGATTCATCAAGACCAGTTCCATAAAATGATTGTGTCAGAAAAGGGATTCcactcatttatttttgaagcagTCAAATCATCTGATGCAGGGACATATGAATGTGTGGCTGTCAACCGTGCAGGAGAAGCGTCTTTCACAGTAAAAGTGGAAGTAATTG CAAAAGAACATCACACACCTCCAACTTTCATCTTCAAGCCACAAAGCAAAAAGGTTTTTGAAGGAGATACAGCCAGACTTGAATGCCAGATCTCTGCTATCCCAACACCCCGGAtttactggaaaagaaacaacgAAATGGTACAATATAATACAGACCGAATAAG CTTGCTACATGACAATACTGGAAGGATTTGCCTCCTGATTCATAATGCAAACAAGAAAGATGCTGGTTGGTATACCGTATCTGCTGTCAACGGAGCAGGTGTGGCCACATGCCATGCCAGGCTGGAGGTTGCAA cACATGCAAACAAGCCGCTTCCAGCCCCCAAGCAGTTACGGGTTCGACCAACTTTTAGCAAGTATTTGGCACTTAATGGAAGAGGACTGGATGTGAAACAAGCTTTCTCACCAGAAGGAGAGTTTCAGCGTTTGGCTGAGCAGTCTGGACTGTATGAAAGTGATGAACTTTAA
- the MYOT gene encoding myotilin isoform X2: protein MQSPSVSLTGSAYGSTPVFTKGLQNIKATKGQLVVFECRIRATPTLQICWYREYDQIIDSADFRILRKKACSSAVPEEVCTLIITEAFPEDSGIFKCVAENEFGSAASSARLSVSPGAKELESFAGAGHRPAVQVTMKKPTFPRKSQTGAKDRDAAGLPSYSPETPGLGSRAETTNFSQMNSKSEAEDFHGAYENSPQASPLRENPHQESLYSARQGFHTIQEPSQESFCGLPPSFYQPPIQSQLSPTKTQDSRETSPMSVPNFPSVSSMCQPTMFNYERPKHFIQSKNACQGQQQPPGPTASTESSRQIKQSSILIQPRNPSGQKFSSSSSLSSSITLSSPSCSAPKESTYPVTPASAQSPASSSSGQRLISMPNQPPAAFLCSVLPSQPNYNSQTPSPMEPHYSQPMYNKQASINSMQKTSDQEIRGTKEALIQDLEKKLRCKDNLLQNGNQRLTYEERMARRLLGPVNAASVLDAQSEDSMQNAQHQNAENIRLQVPTTHVRSRPSSRGDERGHDSIQEKFFQPRFTQVPEDVIIEEGRFCRLDFKVSGLPTPDVMWYQNGRMIHQDQFHKMIVSEKGFHSFIFEAVKSSDAGTYECVAVNRAGEASFTVKVEVIAKEHHTPPTFIFKPQSKKVFEGDTARLECQISAIPTPRIYWKRNNEMVQYNTDRISLLHDNTGRICLLIHNANKKDAGWYTVSAVNGAGVATCHARLEVATHANKPLPAPKQLRVRPTFSKYLALNGRGLDVKQAFSPEGEFQRLAEQSGLYESDEL from the exons ATGCAGAGTCCCTCGGTGAGCCTGACTGGGTCTGCCTATGGAAGCACACCTGTGTTTACAAAG GGTCTACAAAACATAAAAGCTACAAAGGGTCAATTAGTGGTATTTGAATGTCGCATTCGCGCTACACCCACCTTACAGATTTGCTGGTACAGAGAATATGATCAGATAATAGATTCTGCCGATTTCCGAATACTACGAAAAA AGGCTTGTTCGTCAGCTGTTCCTG aGGAAGTCTGCACCCTGATTATTACAGAAGCTTTTCCAGAAGACTCTGGAATATTTAAATGTGTTGCTGAAAATGAATTTGGATCTGCAGCATCCAGTGCACGTCTCTCCGTTTCCCCAG GAGCAAAAGAGCTGGAAAGCTTTGCGGGtgctggccacaggccagctGTGCAAGTCACCATGAAGAAACCCACCTTCCCCAGGAAGAGCCAAACAGGAGCCAAGGACCGAGACGCAGCTGGCCTGCCATCCTACAGCCCAGAgaccccagggctgggcagtCGAGCAGAAACCACAAACTTCAGCCAGATGAACTCCAAGAGTGAAGCTGAAGATTTTCATGGAGCTTATGAGAATTCACCTCAGGCTTCACCTCTGCG GGAAAATCCACACCAAGAAAGCCTCTATTCTGCAAGGCAAGGGTTCCATACTATCCAGGAACCCAGCCAAGAAAGCTTTTGTGGCCTACCACCTAGTTTTTACCAGCCACCTATCCAAAGCCAATTATcaccaacaaaaacccaagaCAGCCGTGAAACCTCTCCTATGAGTGTCCCTAATTTCCCATCCGTTTCCTCTATGTGCCAACCAACCATGTTTAACTACGAACGTCCAAAACACTTTATCCAGTCTAAGAATGCGTGTCAAGGGCAACAGCAGCCTCCAGGACCCACAGCCTCTACCGAGTCAAGCAGACAAATCAAACAGTCTTCCATCCTAATACAGCCTCGTAACCCAAGTGGGCAGAAATTCTCTTCCTCGTCATCGCTGAGCTCTTCAATCACGCTCTCCTCGCCTTCCTGTAGTGCCCCTAAGGAATCCACATATCCCGTCACACCTGCATCTGCGCAGTCTCCTGCTAGCTCATCATCCGGGCAACGGCTTATATCCATGCCTAACCAACCCCCCGCAGCATTCCTGTGCTCAGTGCTACCCTCGCAGCCCAACTATAACAGCCAAACTCCTTCTCCTATGGAACCTCA TTACTCACAACCAATGTATAACAAACAAGCTAGCATCAACTCTATGCAGAAGACATCAGACCAGGAAATTCGAGGAACAAAAGAGGCCCTCATTCAGGACTTGGAAAAGAAACTCCGATGCAAAGACAACCTTCTCCAGAATGGCAACCAG CGATTAACTTATGAAGAAAGAATGGCTCGCAGGCTGCTCGGACCAGTAAATGCTGCATCTGTGTTGGACGCACAAAGTGAAGACAGCATGCAGAATGCACAG CACCAGAATGCAGAGAACATCAGGCTGCAGGTTCCTACAACACATGTAAG GAGCAGACCATCCTCAAGAGGAGATGAACGTGGACATGACTCAATCCAGGAAAAGTTTTTTCAGCCACGTTTTACACAAGTGCCTGAAGATGTAATTATTGAGGAGGGGCGATTCTGCAGGCTCGACTTCAAA GTTAGTGGGCTGCCGACTCCAGATGTGATGTGGTATCAGAATGGAAGGATGATTCATCAAGACCAGTTCCATAAAATGATTGTGTCAGAAAAGGGATTCcactcatttatttttgaagcagTCAAATCATCTGATGCAGGGACATATGAATGTGTGGCTGTCAACCGTGCAGGAGAAGCGTCTTTCACAGTAAAAGTGGAAGTAATTG CAAAAGAACATCACACACCTCCAACTTTCATCTTCAAGCCACAAAGCAAAAAGGTTTTTGAAGGAGATACAGCCAGACTTGAATGCCAGATCTCTGCTATCCCAACACCCCGGAtttactggaaaagaaacaacgAAATGGTACAATATAATACAGACCGAATAAG CTTGCTACATGACAATACTGGAAGGATTTGCCTCCTGATTCATAATGCAAACAAGAAAGATGCTGGTTGGTATACCGTATCTGCTGTCAACGGAGCAGGTGTGGCCACATGCCATGCCAGGCTGGAGGTTGCAA cACATGCAAACAAGCCGCTTCCAGCCCCCAAGCAGTTACGGGTTCGACCAACTTTTAGCAAGTATTTGGCACTTAATGGAAGAGGACTGGATGTGAAACAAGCTTTCTCACCAGAAGGAGAGTTTCAGCGTTTGGCTGAGCAGTCTGGACTGTATGAAAGTGATGAACTTTAA
- the MYOT gene encoding myotilin isoform X1: MQSPSVSLTGSAYGSTPVFTKGLQNIKATKGQLVVFECRIRATPTLQICWYREYDQIIDSADFRILRKKACSSAVPEEVCTLIITEAFPEDSGIFKCVAENEFGSAASSARLSVSPGAKELESFAGAGHRPAVQVTMKKPTFPRKSQTGAKDRDAAGLPSYSPETPGLGSRAETTNFSQMNSKSEAEDFHGAYENSPQASPLRENPHQESLYSARQGFHTIQEPSQESFCGLPPSFYQPPIQSQLSPTKTQDSRETSPMSVPNFPSVSSMCQPTMFNYERPKHFIQSKNACQGQQQPPGPTASTESSRQIKQSSILIQPRNPSGQKFSSSSSLSSSITLSSPSCSAPKESTYPVTPASAQSPASSSSGQRLISMPNQPPAAFLCSVLPSQPNYNSQTPSPMEPHSYSQPMYNKQASINSMQKTSDQEIRGTKEALIQDLEKKLRCKDNLLQNGNQRLTYEERMARRLLGPVNAASVLDAQSEDSMQNAQHQNAENIRLQVPTTHVRSRPSSRGDERGHDSIQEKFFQPRFTQVPEDVIIEEGRFCRLDFKVSGLPTPDVMWYQNGRMIHQDQFHKMIVSEKGFHSFIFEAVKSSDAGTYECVAVNRAGEASFTVKVEVIAKEHHTPPTFIFKPQSKKVFEGDTARLECQISAIPTPRIYWKRNNEMVQYNTDRISLLHDNTGRICLLIHNANKKDAGWYTVSAVNGAGVATCHARLEVATHANKPLPAPKQLRVRPTFSKYLALNGRGLDVKQAFSPEGEFQRLAEQSGLYESDEL; the protein is encoded by the exons ATGCAGAGTCCCTCGGTGAGCCTGACTGGGTCTGCCTATGGAAGCACACCTGTGTTTACAAAG GGTCTACAAAACATAAAAGCTACAAAGGGTCAATTAGTGGTATTTGAATGTCGCATTCGCGCTACACCCACCTTACAGATTTGCTGGTACAGAGAATATGATCAGATAATAGATTCTGCCGATTTCCGAATACTACGAAAAA AGGCTTGTTCGTCAGCTGTTCCTG aGGAAGTCTGCACCCTGATTATTACAGAAGCTTTTCCAGAAGACTCTGGAATATTTAAATGTGTTGCTGAAAATGAATTTGGATCTGCAGCATCCAGTGCACGTCTCTCCGTTTCCCCAG GAGCAAAAGAGCTGGAAAGCTTTGCGGGtgctggccacaggccagctGTGCAAGTCACCATGAAGAAACCCACCTTCCCCAGGAAGAGCCAAACAGGAGCCAAGGACCGAGACGCAGCTGGCCTGCCATCCTACAGCCCAGAgaccccagggctgggcagtCGAGCAGAAACCACAAACTTCAGCCAGATGAACTCCAAGAGTGAAGCTGAAGATTTTCATGGAGCTTATGAGAATTCACCTCAGGCTTCACCTCTGCG GGAAAATCCACACCAAGAAAGCCTCTATTCTGCAAGGCAAGGGTTCCATACTATCCAGGAACCCAGCCAAGAAAGCTTTTGTGGCCTACCACCTAGTTTTTACCAGCCACCTATCCAAAGCCAATTATcaccaacaaaaacccaagaCAGCCGTGAAACCTCTCCTATGAGTGTCCCTAATTTCCCATCCGTTTCCTCTATGTGCCAACCAACCATGTTTAACTACGAACGTCCAAAACACTTTATCCAGTCTAAGAATGCGTGTCAAGGGCAACAGCAGCCTCCAGGACCCACAGCCTCTACCGAGTCAAGCAGACAAATCAAACAGTCTTCCATCCTAATACAGCCTCGTAACCCAAGTGGGCAGAAATTCTCTTCCTCGTCATCGCTGAGCTCTTCAATCACGCTCTCCTCGCCTTCCTGTAGTGCCCCTAAGGAATCCACATATCCCGTCACACCTGCATCTGCGCAGTCTCCTGCTAGCTCATCATCCGGGCAACGGCTTATATCCATGCCTAACCAACCCCCCGCAGCATTCCTGTGCTCAGTGCTACCCTCGCAGCCCAACTATAACAGCCAAACTCCTTCTCCTATGGAACCTCA TAGTTACTCACAACCAATGTATAACAAACAAGCTAGCATCAACTCTATGCAGAAGACATCAGACCAGGAAATTCGAGGAACAAAAGAGGCCCTCATTCAGGACTTGGAAAAGAAACTCCGATGCAAAGACAACCTTCTCCAGAATGGCAACCAG CGATTAACTTATGAAGAAAGAATGGCTCGCAGGCTGCTCGGACCAGTAAATGCTGCATCTGTGTTGGACGCACAAAGTGAAGACAGCATGCAGAATGCACAG CACCAGAATGCAGAGAACATCAGGCTGCAGGTTCCTACAACACATGTAAG GAGCAGACCATCCTCAAGAGGAGATGAACGTGGACATGACTCAATCCAGGAAAAGTTTTTTCAGCCACGTTTTACACAAGTGCCTGAAGATGTAATTATTGAGGAGGGGCGATTCTGCAGGCTCGACTTCAAA GTTAGTGGGCTGCCGACTCCAGATGTGATGTGGTATCAGAATGGAAGGATGATTCATCAAGACCAGTTCCATAAAATGATTGTGTCAGAAAAGGGATTCcactcatttatttttgaagcagTCAAATCATCTGATGCAGGGACATATGAATGTGTGGCTGTCAACCGTGCAGGAGAAGCGTCTTTCACAGTAAAAGTGGAAGTAATTG CAAAAGAACATCACACACCTCCAACTTTCATCTTCAAGCCACAAAGCAAAAAGGTTTTTGAAGGAGATACAGCCAGACTTGAATGCCAGATCTCTGCTATCCCAACACCCCGGAtttactggaaaagaaacaacgAAATGGTACAATATAATACAGACCGAATAAG CTTGCTACATGACAATACTGGAAGGATTTGCCTCCTGATTCATAATGCAAACAAGAAAGATGCTGGTTGGTATACCGTATCTGCTGTCAACGGAGCAGGTGTGGCCACATGCCATGCCAGGCTGGAGGTTGCAA cACATGCAAACAAGCCGCTTCCAGCCCCCAAGCAGTTACGGGTTCGACCAACTTTTAGCAAGTATTTGGCACTTAATGGAAGAGGACTGGATGTGAAACAAGCTTTCTCACCAGAAGGAGAGTTTCAGCGTTTGGCTGAGCAGTCTGGACTGTATGAAAGTGATGAACTTTAA